The Quercus lobata isolate SW786 chromosome 4, ValleyOak3.0 Primary Assembly, whole genome shotgun sequence genome segment CACTTCTGGAATATCATTttgtcaattatatttaaaaattcatttttatcatcTTCGTTATGAGAACTTTCACCGGTATAATCATGTCTGTCAAGAAAAGGGAAGTCTGTCAAAGgttcattacaatatttaattctATCTTTTATGCTAATTACTTGCGCAGTTATCTGTTCAACCATgccttttaatatgaaattttctgattttaattctttcagttcattttttaggttattaATATCAATTTGTAGGTCCATCACAGTTATAGGTTTATTGGGTTTAAATCTATCAgtaatttctataaaattataagttgacTTATAATCTTTTAGATCTATTTCAAATCTGTCAGTTTCAGTTAATGattcttttaatttagataaataatCTTTCTTAGATTGTAGATCTGGAAGTCTATCTATCAAATCCATTATTATatcttcttgttttgttaagacacttatttttaattttcttttacaataacAATTATCAGGATTATTACAGTTACataatttaacattttcatCATGTGAAGAAACATCTATAGAGGATGATGAAGTGCTGTTACTATTATCTATTTGGTGAATTTCATTATCTGTTTCATCACTATCTGTCAGTTCTATTATGCTCATTaatttatcctttaattttcctgatatatcaagtttatttatctttctttgaaAGTTACAATATCTGCTAATGTGTCCCTTTTTTTCTGCATTTGAAGCAAGTAATGTCACTTTCCCTACGTCTatcatgtttctttcttttggattcTTCCTTCTTGTCTTTAGACTTACCTTTATAATATCTTCTATTATTGTTCTTGTATCTATCACTTctatcatctttcttttcttttcgtcTTTTCCTAGAGGGAGCAATTAATGGATCAAAACCATATTGCTCACAAAAAGTTCCTAGCTCTTTTTTAgcatatcttttttatttttctatctgGTTTTTTAGCCTTAAGTCATTACATAGCCATAGACCTGTTTTATTAATTGAAGATATTACGTCTCCATATGTCAGGCTAGGATAGTCTATAGTTCCATCATTATTAACTATATCAAGTCTAACTTTTTGAGCAAAGAAATAAGGTAAACcaacaatgaatttttctttccagtAGGATTGTTGACAATCATACCaacttaaaacttttgaaataaatacatctttataccatctaaaatttgaaagttgtggacatcttaaattaattaaaacatctgaagctctttctttatattgattgggatcaccaacaaaatgtttagttatagtaaaaattaaagtattaactaCATCTTGTGAAGGTTGTCTATCTGTCATTATAACACGTCCATCAGTTTCTCTTTTAATAGCTGTTAATATTCCATTTCTGTCATCATTATTTAGATAATGATCCCACCAGCCTTTCAATTGACTAGTAAAACCAGTGACAATTAAATGAGTTATCTGATGATCCTGTTTTCCATGATTCTTGTAAACATTAGTGAGCAAAGTCATTTCATGTAAAAGGTTTATTATCTCATATTCTGAAattccatcaatattccattcataaattaaatctgGTGAATAAGATGAATTGACATAAGTATGTCTTTCTTCAAATTGTAAATCAGGGGGAGTAGGTTTAGGATACCAATTCTTTCTAGGGTATAATTCttcaattcttccttttttacgATCTTGCGATGAAGATGCtaaagttaatttattaatttgtaatttatctGTAAATTGTGATTCCAAATTATTTATGTCTGTCAAATCTGTCAATTGATTATCTTCTGATTTTTCATCTTCTGAAGAGTCAGTTTGTCCTGTTGTATTTAATGTGTCCTGTTGTATTTAATGTTacaatattcttattttttaatggctCCATATCCTTTAATGATTCTAATTTCATTAAttctagttttttatttattttattaagtaaattATCAGTTTTCTCTGTCATGGGTTTCTTTAAAGGTGCTCTAAGGTGAGGAGGTATTTCATGAGGGATAAACAAAGGGGTATTAGAcgtactttctttttttaaggaagTAGAAGGGGGTATTATTCTGTCCTCTATGTCTTGTAGCTTTTGACCAATTGTTTTTAGATAGGTATTGGTGTAATTGTTTTGTTGAATTATACTATCTAGGTTCTTATTATCATCACTTAGGCTAGGTCTTTTGATAGGAGTAGCCAACACTTGGACTCCACTATTTTGACTCAATATAATTGACTCAAAGGGTGGATAAGTCTGATACACTTATGATTTTCTGTCTTTGTCCATGacaatattttctctattacaCTTATCTTTTTGTTATGATAATCCAAAAAGTTAAAGAAGCTAAAGTGTGTTTGTAAATCTGTCATCATTTCATAATACTTAGTTCTTAAATTAATTCTTTCTTGTTTATTGTATTCTTCAAAGAATTGGTTTTTTCTGTCATTATTTTCGGGTTTTAAGTAATCATATTTTAGTAGTTCTTTATCTAAAACAAATTCTTTAGATAAAACATTAAGTTGTCTATCATCTGTAAATCCTAATATATCTATGTGGGTAGGAGAATCAAGTTGAGGTTAGGGCTGATAAAGGGGTTGGTGAACATTAGGGGTAGGTTGTGTGGTATCTGTCGGATAATAAGCTGTTTTTGTTTGGACAGGGGTTTTCTTAGTGTTTATAGGGGGAAGGTGTATAACTGGAGGAAGATTCTGGGGAGGTAAAGGTCTGGAATCAGAGAAATGTGTCCTAGAGGAAAAGGAGCTTCTAGGGGTAAACATCATAGGATCTTTCTGCCTGTAGAACTACTAGGTCTTATGAGACTATCAGTgtgtctgtcattattattaaaagaaataataactgTACCATCTATATTTTGGGCTATGAAGTCTGGTTCAGTATTTTCTATATTTGGTGTGGGGGCAATGGCCTCAAGTTGCCATCTTTTAGGAAGGGTTATATCTTTCCATTGTATTTGTTGAGGTACCCGTAATCTAGTATTTCCAGTTAAGGCTTGCAGAAGGAGAGTCTGACCTTTAGGGGAAGGATCAACTATGGATTGAGGGTCTAAGGTGGTTTTCATCAGTTTATAATAAATCCTATAAATAACAGCTAAAGGTTCCGAGCCTTCTTTCATGTAATAaccatttgtttttatattcaAAGTTAAAGCATCCATAATATTTCTATCAGATAAGCTTAAAGCAAAGCTaggataacaattaaaatatactgGTCCTTTATGTAAACTTGTTTCCATCATTCCTAGGAGTGAGTCATTAAATCTTAAATGTCTATCATCTCCTAAACAAAGTAAAATACTTGCATTTAAAGCTTCTCTTGTTAATGGGTTAACAGCTACTTGAACCAAACCAACAtgtaaaaatgcatatttttctCTATGTTTGTTAATTGAGTCTATTGAAAATAactaaattgtttcatattcattAAATAAAGAGTAAGTTCTTTCAACAGTTTTTATGGTGTAATCTGTCAATAAAgataatttagaaaaagaagTCTGTCTGTAGATTTTATCAGTTCTTTCTGTTGGTATATTCCATTTATTCcattctaataaatttttgtcTATATCTTGCATGCTATATTCTTCAGAATTAACTATCTTATCACTTTCCATGTTTAGATTAGAGTGTGCCTGACCTAAGTGTGTCCTAGCAACAGATAATGAGcgactaaacatattcattctatttctaagcaattaataattactggcggaactattactaaccactggtatccttgctatcgggaccacctccccgggaaactccattgcgtGACCACCTAAACAACACCTGTCCGTTGGCTTAACATCATgggctgaccaacgcgaaacGATGGTTTGCCAATGAGTCTTtaggctgaccaacgctaacaaggagcaagtagtggctatgcAGTAATAAAattcctagtaacttcttaattgcagagaaataaaactcatacatcTACCATCcagggctctgataccattaactacccaggagagagcatagcagtaatatagaagcataaacaatgataaaataagtgataaagaagaaaatagcaaaatagatatagtcaaaataaattaaaacagagtatggaatataaaacagaaactagtaaaatcttacttgaataaaacttttgtctttgattaaacttgaaaacaaactgtctttgatacaagttttgaaaataaacactatctgaagagttacaagattacaaagtaaaatctgtaaagggttacaagattataTTTGTCTAAAAGGGAAGGGTTACAGGATTACAAGAAAGGAAGGACTACAAGAGTCTTTCTGAGGGAGAATGAGAGCTATCTTAGACCTAAGCTTTGAACCTGAGAATTGAACCTTAAAATTGTGACCTTCATTCTGGACCTCAGAGTCTGTCTTTTTATAGATGgagtgaaccatggtaagttTTCAAAAGTAACCTAAGTTAAGTAAAGtaaactcaagttaatctgccggtagaatcttgaacagtaataaTCTATCTGTCAATCTGTCTGGGTACGCATGCTAGTGAACAATAGTAACTTAAAATCTGTCTGTATTTGTCTGGACTGTAATGGATCTGTCTAGAAGCTATTCATACATGTTGATGAATAGTGATCTATCTccagtgaatagtgatctgttgCCAGTGAATAGTGATTTGTCGCTGTTGTCTATTCGGGAGAGCATTCTGTCTGTTTGTGCATTCTGTCTATTTGTCTATCAATCTGTATCCACGTAGTTATCTTAATCTAGCAGATCAGAGGTATCCTCATACTGCTCATGCTCGTGGAGCACTCCATAATCGTTACATAGAGCACAGTATGAAATAAGAAGGAAAACAGGAACTTGATCCTTAGCTGTCATCAATCTAGGATCCTTAAAAATCCTTCTTTTCCCAATAAGCCTTCTTGCTGAAGGTCTTGGACCATACACAGCTATCCTGTCAGTGTAGCCATATAAATGAAAACCTctgtctaattctttctgtacttcataaatcttgttacacatgaaattagaccattcttgagccagagCTCCTGGATCATCAAGTGATAAATAAGTATCTCCTGTATATCAGTTATATTTAGGGATACAACCCTAATCatggataaggactaaaatgtgtgctggctgagcttccatataatagctagtgtcctaaactggaagagtactccagatttccatcttcatataattaagtcctccaatctgtgcTGCTGCTTCTTGGATGATTTTGGGGAATAAACTAATCTGAATTGCAgaagttataattaatttgctaataaaccctgcttctagcatttcagataacCATAAAGGATCACAGATTACTGGATCCTCTGTCTCtgtgttgataagtaatcccTGGTAGGGATTATATCTGTCTCCTATtctttcataaactctgtctgaATTTCCAAAGCTCTCATACCATGTAGCCTTATGAGATAACCATATATCACTTGTCATGTCCTCTGTTCTGATAAATGCTGTAGAGACTAATACTTTAAAAAGATACATCCATCTATCATAAGGAATTGTTATAGCTTTATGAGTTAATATATTCTCTTGGATTTCAGGGGGTAAGGTTCTAATAGCAAGTctcgttttttgctgaatcttagggtggagctttgaaaagcttgttcccataagatagctttttagagactgtagttctgtctttgtggagcttgaatctctatcctccttgccagggagttAACAACCgagtgcttcaataaatgccccagtgctaacaagatgtaattccaaagcctgaagggtcatttggaataagggtttctgtTTGAGGGTGAAGgctgcctgtaaattatcaagaaatAGTTTACAGCACTATTAATGAAGAGATTTTATTTATCatactatgtatttcaaaattccaaaatgatctttttaatcAAAGTTTTTAATCAGAGTTGATTGTAAAAGTGCTAAAGAAGTTTTACAAAAAGATGTTCAAAATCTTGTTTCCAAACAGAGTTTTGCTTGATGGCAggctattttaagtgtttttgactttgatattgaatatattaaaaggGAAACTAATTCGATTCTTGATTTTCTAACCCGTGAATTTCTACAAGGAAGATGAGTTCCCCTGCAAATAAGAgcaaatccccaaaacccaGAACTAGACAGTTTTATGTTGCTCCCCCGATTCCTCCTCCCCCTAGCAAATTCCTCCCTTGTCCCTCTTTCACTTCACCCACTTTCTCTTCAAATAAATCTCAAGAAAAAAGCCCATTAACCTGTAGTCCAAACCCTTTCCAACCACTCTCCCCAAGCCCCAATCCAACATCCAAATAGACTTATGCCCTACCCTCAACCTCCTTAACCCCTCCTTTAAAGAAACCATTTAATGTAGTTgcatcttcttttcctcctttgGCCTCTCCCTCCAACCAACCAAAATATAGATCCTCTACCTCATAGGAAACCCAAACTCAAATCCCAAAAGAAGATCACAGCATTGAACTCCCAAAAGGCTCCTGGAAGTTTATTTTGTGGATTGAACCAGAATACCAACACATAATAGACACCCTCTCCCTAGTTAGACAGCTCATACCCCCAGGATGGGAACATCTTAAGATAGAAACTTGTAAGACCCAGACATTTTATGAGCATATTTTAGTAGATACAGATTCAATATTAGTAACACATATGCCTTGTTCCCAAGAACCAAACAGAGTTGGTTACTCTAAAGTTGTTATAAAACAAATTCTCACCCCTTCTCAGTGGAAAGCACAACCCTGGATCACCAAGAATTTTTCTGTACTTTTTGAGCCtcaattttacaattattatGACTATATGGAAGCTTGGGACAAATTCCTTTTAttccaaaataatattaacagGCATATTTGGTTTTTCCTGTTTGATATGTACAGAAAGAAAGACATGATGATTCCAAGATGGTTCATTGACTGGTGGAATTCCTATGATCTGGAAGCTATGATTCTCCCCCCTAATCTTTTAaaagcttatgagattttcaaGAAAGAACCAAACATACCACATCTTAGGGATTTCCCACACCTTTTGCAATTCTTTTACAGGTTTCCAGATATCCCATGGATCATTAGATGggaatacaagatagaaaaACATCCCCAGTATCCTTTTCCTATGCTTGCcagaaagtttaaattaaaatggtggaataagtttaattttgatcatatttGCCAAGAATTACAGAAAAAGACCTCTTCCTCTTAGACAGAAAGTTCTAATTTCTTTCTAGAAAAGAGTCAAGTTCAGTGCCAACTTGCCTCTGTTTCAGACAGAAGACAGCTTAAAAAACAACTGCTTGAAGCTGCATCACAAATATCAGACGATGAAGATGACATAGTAATGGAATCCTCCTCTCCAAACTACAGGACTCATCCAGAAGCATTCCAAGATTCTTAAGACCCCTATGACATGTGACAGATAAGACAAAAGACCAAAAGACAAAATGACAGAATGCAGATCCAGAAGGATATTTTGACAGAAAATTACTATTCACTAGCCTGTGAACTGACAGATTCACAGATAGACTACTGATTCTACcaacagattaacttgagttcactttgCTTAACccaggttacttttgaagacttaccatggttcactgCATCTATAAAAGGACAGACTCCGAAGACAGAAGACAAGTCCAGAATTAGGGTCACAATTTTAAGGTCCAAATTTTAAGGTCCAAAATTAAGGTCCAATCTTTAGGTCTAGTTCTAGGGTTCAAAGCTTAGGTCTAAGATagctctccctctccctcataAAGACTCTTGTAATACTTTCTCTCTTGTAATCCTGTAACCCTTCCCTTTTAGACAGAtataatcttgtaaccctttacaaattttactttgtaatcttgtaactcttcaaatagtgtttattttcaaaacttgtaagaaagacagaagttttcagttttaatcaaagacataagttttattcaagtaagattttactagtttctgttttatattccatactctgtttgaatttattttgactatatcaattttgctatcttcttctttattatctattttatcattgtttatgcttctatatattactgctgtgctctctCCTGGGTAGTTAATGGCATTGTGATTCTGAATCTTAAATTGTTTCACTGTTATGGGTGTAAAGGATACTCCCATTTGCAGTGTTATACTATATTAGTTGTAGGACTCTTATACGTTAGCCTTTATCCTTTTGTAGAGGATTTTTCTGCAACATAAAAGGAGATTCTAAAATTGGTTAGCAAAGTCCATTATTTTCTTAAGtatatttcaacaaattttcctCCCCTTGATCTGATTCATTATAAGATACAAGTTTTCTCATACACTCAAAGCTTAGTGAATAAATTTACATAATGGGCTTGTTAGAATACAAGCCCAGACTTTAATAGGGCTCATACAAGAACTTTAATAGTTTTTTCGTATCATAAGGGTATGGGTTTTGCAAATGAGCGTAAGTTTTTCACACGTGTGATTAAATTTGTGTGATCTGAACcatttaatcaaatttaatatACACATATTACAAACTTACAGATTTTCTGTGTCTCATATAATTAGAAACCAATGAAGAGGATCGTcgtctcataaaaaaaataaaaaataaaaagatctcCAAATCATTTTATTTGGCCATAGATTATACATAAACAAAGTATTAGCACTGTTCTTCGTATAATATTCTGAGGAATATGAACTAGTTCCTACGACGTTAACCAACATTTGTAGCTATCTCTAGAAAGTTGACAAGTATTTCAGCAAGGTTTGAATGTTATCCCTTCTAGATAATTACCTACCACTTTGTTTTCAAAGATTTGAATCTTAAAAAGTGAAAGCATACTTTTTTCAATTGGTCAATGATGTCAATTGCCTCACTATGGGCAAAATCCCTTGGCCACTAGATTTGGGTAAATTGAAGTAATTAGGGTCACCATCAAATTACAATTCAATCCGGTAATACTTTGttattattacaatattactttttttgctGAACACACATCCTTGACTTATGTGTAAATCCATAACATACATGTTTTTCAACAAGCACTCTGATTATCTATAtgacttgttgagaaatttgtaTCTCAAAATGTTTATGTATCTATGCAAATGAATAGAATGTAGAAACCTCATTTTATATACCAAAGCAACCTTAGCCAAAAGTTCCGTGCagaattaattgattttatttattttgaatcctTGATTACAACTTATCAAAGAATGACAACTTTTACACaatcctttctctttcttttttgttggcaacaatcaacttatttttttaccttgaggaacTCAAATACAAATGTATAATTGAAAACAATTGAACAAATTGAAGACATTTATGTAACaatttccttgaaaaaattaaagGCCAGCTGTGTAAGGTACGTTGGTAGCCGGCAACCATGAACCGCCGGAGATGAAGTTTGAGACGGTGTATTGTGAAGCCACGGATGCACTAGTAATGACATGGTAGCCAGGCCAATTGACCCTCTTAGTAGTCGATGAGCCCGGCCCTGTGTTAGCGTACTCCCCATAATACAAGGTCTTAAGGGCAAAATTTCCACTCCATTCCATCCATCCAGCTGGAGCAATCAAGCTATCTAAGTATGTTTTCATAAAAACTGTGCGTGAGTACTCCTTCCATGGTCTCCCTAAGTATGTCGTAACTGAGCTCTGGGATGCCTTTAAATCTGAAGCAGCCTTAACTGTACAATCATGAATGGAAATTCCAGTATTTTGATTAGGGTCAGTCCTACCTTGGGCAGTGAGAGTGTTCGTCTTGTTAGGAGGGTAACGTGCATAAATGTTACAATTTTGCAACACAACTGCGGCATTTCCAAATATGAAATCAACTGTACCATATATGTCACATTCCCTGTAGAATTGCCTTTGGGAGTGGACATAAAGGGTGTCTTGGTACCCTTCCAAGCTACACCTATAAAATACCGATAGATCAGACCCTGATCGAAGGGCCACGGCTTGGTGATTTACTGCTCCGGCAGTGTTCCTTATAGTGATGTCGCGAGCGATGAATCCATCTCCGACGACAgctgaaaattcaaaataacaaaagcttaattttcatgtaaaaaatattttactcaaATTCTAGATTAACATTCattattttagtaaatttaTGGCTGTATAAGGTGTAAGACATAATATTTTGAGGTACTTAAGTATTAGCCAGTTAGGACCACAAGTAATTAAATACGACAGTAATTATTAACATAATTAATAGcattacttttattatatatacacaggTAATGCTTTGTTGGCCACCTTTGATTGAAACTTAATTAAGCAAACAAAacctatccaaaaataaaataaaaatattaaagttaTAAACAAATCAGATCGTGAATTTTTCTCCTAGTGGGCCGTGCCCTACGACTTGTACGAATTTTAATCGGTTCTTGTACTCTTTTCCACATTTGTTATAGATGGAAAGGGTTTGGTAGTTGGTACCATAGCGTACAGATAGGCTCAAGCTAGGTAATTTAATCTTGTCATTTTCTACTTGACATGCAAAGATAGATACGTCTTCAAATATTCGTTAAACCACTTAAAAAGTCAATACACTATTACTCAACAACTTTTAAACCCTATTGAATATTCATCTATTAATGTTCTTGTAAAATGTTTATAATGATACTTAACTACTTAACTATGTCACTGAttatgcctctttttttttttttttttttttttttttaacaagatataatttttcctttaacctaatctaagtatatatgtatatgaaactcattcctggagacttgaatctcAACCCTTATCcctcacaccccacaaacatTTATTAAATCAAAGTTATTCGTGCGCATGAAGTGCAAGTGGATTCCGTTCTTGATAAAAAAGGGTAGGTGGAGTTGCGTAAAATCACGCAGTATAAGAATAATTTTGTAAATCGATGAATCTCTTGTTTATGGTAACTtaatgaagagagagaatacTATAGTATTAATCTAGAAATTCTGGACCATTgtccttttcggcctattccTTGCAAAAACTTCCATTGAAAAAGAGAACCcaattttacaaaaaagaaattttccacaaatttttgtcaaatttaatGCTATAGTCATCGTActtatttaaatttgataaagaaggccaaaaaataattgataatcAAAATACTTTGGAAAGAAAGTATCTCATGCATCTAATATATATTGAACATATGAACTACAATTTGATGACCAAAAGAAAACTTCTTCcacaaaattttgtcaaatttgatGACTTAGTAATCCTActtaattttgaaacaaaagCCAAAACATGTCATTGACGACCAAAGTCTCTTGAAAATTAAGAAAGTATCTATCCGATATATGTATTGGATGTAAGTCTTACACACTCATGAGAACCCCATGTTGTAGGATTTCCAATACATATATTAGATGCAAcagataatttttcttttctttgaaccTAAACTTACATGTGTAACCCTGgagagattaaaaaataaataaaaaaacaaaaacaaaaccaagccTTGCTTTGGTGAATGACATGCATTATGAAATATGACTCCTTTTAAATTCAAAGTTTGATGAGTAAtctcattaaaatttttaaattatgcaCTCAATAACTCAGCTGACTTACATATCTAAAAGTTCAATTGAGGTCAATTTACGGAGAGAGgtgcctctcttttttcttttctttttttccctttttttccaaaatggTTAGAAGTTTCTTGGGATTCTTGCATTTCTTAGTACAAGCCATGATTTTATCCACTagacaaataaatatatatataatattttataggGAACCAATTAATAGCAATTTCTTAGCACAAAAATTTAGCATATATTATTAGATGTCAATTGAATTTACTTACCAATAGTGGCTGAATTGAAGGTTGTAGAACCTCCACCAACACTTTTGCTCCCAGTGACTATGGTTTTCCCTATACCATCTCCCACCAACATAATATTCTTCAACTTTATCTCAACGTTTTCTTTGTATGTCCCAGCCTTTACATATATCACAAACCTCCCACTTCCTGACCGTGACGATGCTGCACTTATCGCCTCCTTTATCGTCTTATAATTCCCTGAACCATCTTGTGCCACCACAATATTAGCCTTTGGAGTTGAAGAAGACTGCAAGAGTTTCCGGTCACCGGGCTTAACCCATGTTGGGAAACCATGTTTATAACTCGGTACAGTGTATGGAACTTTGTTAAGAGCCAAAGCGTTGCTAATTAGCTTAGAAACATTGTTTGACATCAAGGGCAAGAGATTGTCCGGGATCCCTAGTTCAATAAACCCGGCCCGACACGTCTCAAGGTTGGTTAGAGCCGTGCTGAGCCATGTTTGAGCTTCGGTTTGGCTGCAATTGACATTAGGGTCGATGGTTTTGTTAAGCCTAAGGTGGGTGTACTCATAAAGCTCAAGGCAATCAGCCCATGCAGCCTTTTCACGAGCATTTTTGCACTTGGGCCCCAGTGAAAATATGTTATTTTGAGCTTTCAGGGCACGTTCTAGTGCAAGCTGCtttgaaattgtgaaaaaatcGGACTTTTGCTTGATGGGGTTGTGGTAATTAGGCTTATGGCTTAAAAAATACTCACATGGCTCAGGGTTTGGGGTTTGGCTACACCATTTTTTAATATCTGCTTGGGAGTAACCAAGAATGGTTGGAGACAGAAAAAGAGGCACAAATAGAAGTGTAACCAATGCTCGAAGTGCCATGTTTTGGCCTTTTCGATGGGCTATAAGAAATGTTTGACAGACAAGGGACAATATTAGATGTGAATGATTGGGTGTTTGGGATTTGTATGGGACTTCATGCCTCCAAACTCATACTTatatagaagaagaaaacgatAAGAGTCGTAACAATGTGGGAAACACAAcattttttctagtttttataataattaatgacttttttttttcaaaattagaatgaatgatattataaaataataacataataTTAGAGTGgctaacaatatttttataaaatattataataccGTTAGTATTACAATAAtttgaagtttggtttggggtagtttttgaaaaaactaaCTAATATTGACTAAATTTTGTATGTTGACCTTAGATGATGAAGGACGTTCTTGGAGGCTAGAAGCGCGTATGCATGCAATAAATATTGTATGAATGAAAATTTAGCGTTGGAATCTGAATGTATGGAGTTCTAATCACATAGCAAATTGGGACAGCCTACCTACGTTGAAGAATTTTTGAATGAGAATGTTTTATGGACAACTTGCATGTATGACTGGACCACAGGATGATATGAAATTATGAatgatcaaaattaaaaaagattatcAGATATTCTTTCTTGATAAGTACTATCTGATGTGATTATCTTTTTTGTTGAATAGACTAATCAATGGTTTggctcttctctctcttttcctagCAATATTCT includes the following:
- the LOC115983846 gene encoding pectinesterase 2-like, which produces MALRALVTLLFVPLFLSPTILGYSQADIKKWCSQTPNPEPCEYFLSHKPNYHNPIKQKSDFFTISKQLALERALKAQNNIFSLGPKCKNAREKAAWADCLELYEYTHLRLNKTIDPNVNCSQTEAQTWLSTALTNLETCRAGFIELGIPDNLLPLMSNNVSKLISNALALNKVPYTVPSYKHGFPTWVKPGDRKLLQSSSTPKANIVVAQDGSGNYKTIKEAISAASSRSGSGRFVIYVKAGTYKENVEIKLKNIMLVGDGIGKTIVTGSKSVGGGSTTFNSATIAVVGDGFIARDITIRNTAGAVNHQAVALRSGSDLSVFYRCSLEGYQDTLYVHSQRQFYRECDIYGTVDFIFGNAAVVLQNCNIYARYPPNKTNTLTAQGRTDPNQNTGISIHDCTVKAASDLKASQSSVTTYLGRPWKEYSRTVFMKTYLDSLIAPAGWMEWSGNFALKTLYYGEYANTGPGSSTTKRVNWPGYHVITSASVASQYTVSNFISGGSWLPATNVPYTAGL